In a single window of the Fusarium falciforme chromosome 3, complete sequence genome:
- a CDS encoding NADH dehydrogenase [ubiquinone] 1 alpha subcomplex subunit 1, with translation MPVPFETLLPYAIMIGMFGISGTGLAVIKTWQNEGKRPRYSVDQWDKVGLMERDRRLTGSLRGQTDKAVAPIGFELNNPWKLEKRFA, from the exons ATGCCCGTCCCCTTCGAGACCCTTCTTCCCTACGCCATCATGATTGGC ATGTTCGGTATCTCTGGTACCGGTCTTGCCGTCATCAAGACCTGGCAGAACGAGGGCAAGCGACCCCGTTACTCCGTGGACCAGTGGGACAAGGTAGGTT TGATGGAGCGTGACCGCCGACTTACAGGAAGTCTACGAGGACAGACGGACAAAGCAGTGGCACCCATAGGGTTCGAGTTGAACAACCCGTGGAAG TTGGAAAAACGCTTCGCTTAG
- a CDS encoding Cytoplasmic tRNA 2-thiolation protein 1, producing the protein MPPTPCNRCQNNRAVVKRPKNHHKLCRECFLRVFEDEVHHTITSSQLFFRGERVAIGASGGKDSTVLASVMKTLNERHDYGLNLVLLSVDEGIKGYRDDSLETVKRNAVQYDMPLEIVGYDELYGWTMDQVVETIGKKGNCTYCGVFRRQALDRGAKKLAIKHVVTGHNADDIAETVLMNLLRGDLPRLARSTSIVTGDSNSDVKRSKPLKYAYEKEIVLYAHHKKLDYFSTECIYSPEAFRGTARGLIKNLEKVRPSAILDIVRSGEDMARLTPEKNRGPCACDEGEGIGGCGSANGRTSGNEMAEVEASLKKKANHKAQETEITANGTPKEEEAVALPIRTRRQKEATPLQTLGKCVKCGYMSSQAMCQACTLLENLNKNRAEIAI; encoded by the coding sequence ATGCCTCCTACGCCTTGCAACCGATGTCAGAATAACAGGGCCGTCGTAAAGCGGCCCAAGAATCACCACAAGCTATGCCGAGAGTGCTTCCTCAGAGTCTTTGAGGATGAAGTACACCACACAATCACCTCCTCTCAACTCTTCTTCCGAGGAGAGAGGGTTGCCATCGGAGCCTCGGGTGGAAAAGATTCGACAGTCTTGGCCTCTGTGATGAAAACTTTGAACGAACGGCACGACTACGGACTGAACCTGGTACTTTTGAGTGTTGACGAAGGCATCAAGGGATACCGAGATGATTCACTCGAAACGGTTAAGCGGAATGCCGTTCAATACGACATGCCCTTGGAGATTGTGGGCTACGACGAGCTTTATGGATGGACTATGGACCAGGTTGTCGAGACCATcggaaagaagggaaactGCACCTACTGTGGCGTATTTCGACGGCAGGCCCTGGATCGAGGGGCAAAGAAGCTGGCCATCAAGCACGTCGTAACAGGTCACAACGCAGACGACATCGCCGAGACTGTTCTCATGAACCTTCTTCGAGGAGATTTGCCGCGGTTAGCTCGGAGCACCAGTATCGTCACTGGCGATTCCAACAGCGACGTGAAGAGGAGCAAACCTCTCAAGTACGCATACGAAAAGGAGATTGTGCTCTACGCCCACCACAAGAAGCTGGACTATTTTAGCACTGAGTGCATATACAGCCCAGAGGCCTTCCGTGGAACGGCTCGAGGCCTCATCAAGAATCTTGAAAAGGTTCGGCCAAGTGCAATCCTGGACATTGTCAGAAGCGGGGAGGACATGGCCCGGCTCACACCAGAGAAGAACCGGGGTCCATGTGCCTGCGACGAAGGCGAAGGAATTGGAGGCTGCGGATCAGCCAACGGACGCACCTCTGGCAACGAGATGGCCGAAGTTGAGGCTagcctcaagaagaaggccaaccACAAGGCCCAGGAGACAGAGATCACGGCCAACGGAActcccaaggaggaggaggcagtGGCCTTGCCAATAAGGACTAGGCGGCAGAAGGAGGCTACGCCATTGCAGACTCTGGGCAAGTGTGTCAAGTGCGGATACATGTCAAGTCAGGCAATGTGCCAGGCTTGCACACTGCTTGAGAACCTGAATAAGAACAGAGCAGAGATAGccatataa